The genomic region CCATGGCGATGGACCTCGTCGTGACCAGGTACGAGACCTACGAGGACCTGCTGGACTACGTGCACGGGTCGGCCGCCGTCATCGGGTCGATGATGCTGCCGATCCTCCGTCCGCTGACCCCGGATGCCCGCGAGCCGGCCATGACGCTCGGCGTCGCGTTCCAGCTGACCAACTTCCTCCGTGACGTCGCCGAGGACCTCGAGCGCGGCCGGATCTACCTGCCCATGGAGGACCTCGACCGCTTCGGCGTCACCGAGGAGATGATGCAGGCACGGCGGGTGACACCGGAGATCCGGCACCTGCTGCGCTTCGAGATCGCACGAACCCGACGGCTGTACGACTCGGCCCGCGTCGGATGGGGCATGCTGCCCTCGGCCAGCGCCCGTTGTGTGCGGACCGCACACACGCTGTACGAGCGGATCCTCGACCGGATCGATGCTGCGGATCATCAGGTGTTCGACGTTCGTGCCGTCGTCCCTGCCTGGCAGAAGATCGGTGTGGCGGTGCGTCAGATGGCCACACCTGTACCAGCGCCGCACCCGGCGCTGCCGACGACCTCTACTCTTGATGGCCGGGTTCCGGTCATCGCTGACCGGCCACGTGGTCAAACCACGGCGGGCGTGCGATCATCGGACGTGCGACCGCGGCCGGAGCCCAAGTGAACACAAAGGATCTGTCCGTGACCCCCTCAAGCCCAGAGTCAATGGAGACGCTGAACGGTGTTGCCGAGCTGAACGGCAACGGCCGCCCCAAGGAGAAGCTCAACGGGCTTCCCCCGCAGGTGCTCGTCGAGGCGCCTCGTGCTGCCCGCCGCGAAGCGAGCATCACCGAGCTGTCCGGCCTGCAGCCGGTCGTCGCCCGTCGTGCGATCCACATCGCCACCGAGCGGCTGTTCCACGTCACCGACGTGACGGAGGACTGCCAGGAGCTCGTCGCCGAGAGCGGGGTGAAGGAGGGCATGCTGTCGGTCTTCTCCCAGCACACGACGTGCGCGATCAAGATCAACGAGCGCGAGACGTGCTTCCTGGAGGACCTCCGGCTGTTCATGGAGGCGCTGGTCCCGCAGGAGGCCTACTACCGCCACGACGACTTCGAGATCCGCGACCACGCCACGCTGGCGGGCACCGTGGAGGAGGAGCCGATCAACGGCCACGCCCACATCAAGCAGATGCTGCTGGGCAGCGCGTCGGAGTCGGTGCCGGTCGCCGACGGGGCGCTGCGCCTGGGCACGTGGCAGCGGATCATGTTCATCGAGCTGGACCAGGCCCGCAACCGCAAGGTCCAGCTGCAGGTCCAGGGCTGGCGCTGAGCGAACAGGCGGACGCGTCCGCCCGTCGCAAGGCCGACCACCTGCGGGTGGTCCTCGACGGTGACGTCGCCCACGTCGGCCTGACCACCGGACTGGAACGGGTCCGG from Euzebya rosea harbors:
- a CDS encoding secondary thiamine-phosphate synthase enzyme YjbQ, whose translation is MTPSSPESMETLNGVAELNGNGRPKEKLNGLPPQVLVEAPRAARREASITELSGLQPVVARRAIHIATERLFHVTDVTEDCQELVAESGVKEGMLSVFSQHTTCAIKINERETCFLEDLRLFMEALVPQEAYYRHDDFEIRDHATLAGTVEEEPINGHAHIKQMLLGSASESVPVADGALRLGTWQRIMFIELDQARNRKVQLQVQGWR
- a CDS encoding phytoene/squalene synthase family protein; the encoded protein is MVEEVLADRGHVDGPVDLTTSYEVCRRINAAHGRTYYTATRLLPAASRPHVHAIYAFARYADDLVDHLALDWDAQQRRQALEGWAAEFLADLERGDSEDPVCKATIHTVRTLGIAHEDLDAFLRSMAMDLVVTRYETYEDLLDYVHGSAAVIGSMMLPILRPLTPDAREPAMTLGVAFQLTNFLRDVAEDLERGRIYLPMEDLDRFGVTEEMMQARRVTPEIRHLLRFEIARTRRLYDSARVGWGMLPSASARCVRTAHTLYERILDRIDAADHQVFDVRAVVPAWQKIGVAVRQMATPVPAPHPALPTTSTLDGRVPVIADRPRGQTTAGVRSSDVRPRPEPK